Sequence from the Nasonia vitripennis strain AsymCx chromosome 4 unlocalized genomic scaffold, Nvit_psr_1.1 chr4_random0007, whole genome shotgun sequence genome:
ttttgattaattttaacataactatcatgtaactttttttctatgaaatttaaaccaaatcccctcattcataccataactaatgtacttttaaacaatatcctagagtttgagctcatttgggccattcgttcctttggaatcttacggtaagtgaattatggactccctactatacgtaggtattatagaggtatatagaaggtctaaaaccatcaaaataaaggtaattatatctaagaatagtaataaaaatttggttcatttatataagtatttataaatttttaatgaaaaaatttgattttaatttcaaaggtggtgtgcccccttcatttaacattcatggaaagtggcctttttcgtgcacgtgTCATGAAAAtaccttttacaaggtaaaatgttggcaatTATAAGTTTGGTCTCCACCCTGGCAGAAAATAATCCAACGATTGATTACGGTTGGCCAACAAACCTGCTAAAACCGTCACTTTAGACAACAGTTTACCGTTGATAAGCATTTCTACCAGGCATAAATATAGGGGAGGGCGGAGCATGCCGTGTCAGGCGGGTTGGTTTGTCATGCcaatattctaaaaattaacGATGTTATTTAAACAAACGCTCATGAAAATTCTTTAATAATACACCCACAATTTACCCTCAGTAAGTCATTGCACAAAAAATGCAGTATAAGTTGATGGCATAAGATAAAAAATCGGAGTTGAGAAAAAAGGTTGGATCCATTTTTCAATCATTTCTCAAAACGCCTATATAACACTTACAATACTGAAACTTTATCAATTAAgttgcgacgttgcaaacgtcgcagccgcgtcgatacgaggaatctcgttcgatgcggccaagctctgagtgcgcggaagaaacaaacgagttggattgttgttgtcggtgccagcctgacctcgagttcgaggaatgggccggctaaccgtccacgttagcgtgagagtgagcatcgttggcgcgagagtgagcctcgacggcgcgcgcgctgattggtcctccgcatgtcgcgagccaatcagcgggAACTcggggagttctctcacgactgtcgacggagtacgacgacgtgcgagagagatacgtggcctcctctgttacgaggagaattgggagagtctcccgaggttgtgcgagagtgtgagagagtcataggtgcagcgcgttggcacgagcaagtgccgacgcccggacgagccagcaacgatccgcacgagaggaaggaagctagccagtccgccatcatcgtccggaggaccagagcaaccagcagccttggcgtgggagagccgaggaagctagccagtccgccatcatcgtccggaggaccagagcaaccagcagccttggcgtgggagagccgaggaagctagccgtcaccaggtccacgagagtcagggaggcgccggcgggagcaccgacggacgtccaccagggagagagcgagtaagaaagtattagagagagagagagagagagagagagagagagagagagagagagagagagagagagagcagtgcgaggagacgcgtgtgcgtgagatagagacagcgcgagagaaaaccctatagctgcgcggctgcagcaggtcgggcttgccacaagcgggaggcatagcccgcgcgcgcgcgagagagatagagagatcACACTGGCCGCGCGGCGATCGGCGAGAGCCGAGTCGAGCACGTACGTGTGCGAGCGAGGCCGCGAGCGCGTACCACGTGACGCTACAGGCTACGGCTTGGGGGCTAACGTgcagacgcgagagagagagagagagagagagagagagagagagaaagtgagggagagagagagagagagagagagagagccgtcagcggactggacctgggcctgtggcccgccgtctgctgcacgagcgtggctcgtgtttgagcgtcccagtgtaagccctgcgtggctaaactgtgcgcgggaggcactacagccaccgtgttgtagggaagggctgggcgaaatacatgtgcaataaaacttaaccattgtgtgtgatcattttcccctctccctagcgttctcccaaacgtgatgatcgcggtcaaatcctacgtttagaaaaatcctagtgcatgcgaggctctaggtgttgcgcacctatgttgggaggcacagcgtcgcaaagTACTTCAAATAGTGCACTTTTGAGGTACGTGTTCTGTTTTTggataaaatgttttttaaataatataacattGATAACAAAATGACATTAAAGTGGGGCACGTGTGACACCCCTGGTGGGGCACGAGTGTCACACGACGACGGCGCTGAACGGCGGCCGCGCGAATCAGCTGATCAAACTTAACCTACAATTCGGAGTTCTTAGCTGCGATGGGTTGATTTGGTGCTCCGCATCTTAATTAGTTTTAAGATAgttgtaattaattttaagcaAAAAAATGGTAAGggtttacaaaaaaaagtccAATAGGTTAAGTTGGAACGAGGGGTAGATGGAATTAGCCGTCCAAAAAGTGCTAAAGGGTAGAAGTTGCAAGAGTGTTGCCAGTGATTTCGGAGTACCAAGAACtactcttttaaaaaagtgtaaaCTACGAAACCATGATCATCCAATCAAaggtaatttataattattattaggTACTATCATAACGTCATGAAGATTATGAGTAAGGCAGGAAAATGCTTATTTTAGTTGTAGGTTTCAAGCGTGTTTTTGACGATGAGCAAGAGAttgctttaaaaaatgaaattgaaaatatggagAAGTGCATGATGGGATTAACATCATATGATGTCAGAAAACTGGCGTTTGATTTTGctgaaaaattaagaattcCTCATAACTTTAACCGTACAGAAGGTATTAATCTTAACTTATaaactataatttttaaaaactttatctatgaatatattttctatccttgttaatatttttgtaggGCTTGCTGGCAAGGACTGGGTgcataactttctaaaacgcCATGACTTATCTTTTAGAAAAGCTGAGCATACGTCAGCCGCCAGGGCTCATGGCTTTAATCAAGAAGCagtaaaagaattttacacgctattaaaaaaactattaGATGAACAGAACTTTGCTCCTGAAAAAATCTTCAATGTGGATGAAACAAGTGTATCCGTAGTGCCAAAGTCATCACCCAAGGTAATTGCCCGAAGAGGACGTCGACAAGTCGGAGGCTTGACTGCAGCTGAGCGAGGTGAGACAGTGACAGCGGAAGTATGCATGTCAGCAGCAGGAATGTTTATGCCACTATTGCTAATCTTTCCTCGAGTGAAAGTCAATCAGGAGTTCTTGAATGATGCACCTCCTGGAGCATGGGCGGAGTTTCACAAGACTGGCTACATGCAAACGGAGATCTTTGCAAGATGGTTCAAGAAATTCATTGAATTTTCACACGCCAAACCAGAAGATCCtgtgcttcttcttcttgatGGGCATGCATCGCATGTAAAGAATTTGGAAATTATAGAGATGGCAAAAGAACATGGTGTGAAAATATTATGTTTTCCTCCTCACTGCACGCACAAGATGCAGCCCCTGGATGTTGGGTTTATGGGTCCGTTGAGCATTACTTTTGGCAAAAAAGTCTCAGCATTGCAACGACAAAGAATGCAAATGACAATGAGAAATATTTTCTCTGTATTTGGCAAAGCATTTCTTGAAGCGGCTAAAATGGACACTGCAGTCAACTCGTTCAAGAGATGTGGCATTGTTCCTTTCAATCCAAACATCTTTAAGGAATCTGACTTTGTTACAGCtaaaaaaatatccatttaACTCCAGAAGACAACCCTTCGGTTTCATCCACTCCAAGAAGAGCAGGTAAAcgcaataaatttattaaagatgtTAATGATAAGATTTGGTATAAATTAATCTtatacatttaatataaatttattttattatataattttcagaGTCCATTGCAACTATTGCTTCTTATTCCAGTACGATTCAATACTTGATAATGCAAGCTAGTCCAAAGGTATCGCAACCTAGTCAAAAGGTATCT
This genomic interval carries:
- the LOC116417318 gene encoding jerky protein homolog-like yields the protein MLILVVGFKRVFDDEQEIALKNEIENMEKCMMGLTSYDVRKLAFDFAEKLRIPHNFNRTEGLAGKDWVHNFLKRHDLSFRKAEHTSAARAHGFNQEAVKEFYTLLKKLLDEQNFAPEKIFNVDETSVSVVPKSSPKVIARRGRRQVGGLTAAERGETVTAEVCMSAAGMFMPLLLIFPRVKVNQEFLNDAPPGAWAEFHKTGYMQTEIFARWFKKFIEFSHAKPEDPVLLLLDGHASHVKNLEIIEMAKEHGVKILCFPPHCTHKMQPLDVGFMGPLSITFGKKVSALQRQRMQMTMRNIFSVFGKAFLEAAKMDTAVNSFKRCGIVPFNPNIFKESDFVTAKKISI